In Populus trichocarpa isolate Nisqually-1 chromosome 12, P.trichocarpa_v4.1, whole genome shotgun sequence, a genomic segment contains:
- the LOC7496412 gene encoding dof zinc finger protein 1 yields MDTATQWAQGIGAVNPMEGSRPDVLERRARPQKDQALNCPRCNSTNTKFCYYNNYSLSQPRYFCKTCRRYWTAGGSLRNVPVGGGSRKNKRSSSTASTSAAGAAASKKFPLDLTQPNLPHSASQNPKIHEGQDLNLAYPPSADDYSNLSEFVEIPFDTESNKTHHQNPNPSSTSPSHHHHHHVSPMEFLKSTAMNSRGFSAFMSIPPLSDSNNTMFSTGFPLQEFKSTQNFSLEGLESGYSNTQGVHETCGSARLLFPIEDLKQQVPSNTEFEQNTREQRDNAPVGYWNGMLGGGSW; encoded by the exons ATGGATACTGCTACTCAGTGGGCACAG GGGATTGGTGCTGTTAATCCAATGGAAGGTTCAAGGCCTGATGTGTTAGAGAGAAGGGCAAGGCCTCAAAAGGATCAAGCTTTGAATTGTCCAAGGTGCAATTCCACTAATACCAAATTTTGTTACTACAACAACTATAGTCTTTCTCAGCCAAGGTACTTTTGCAAGACTTGTAGAAGGTATTGGACTGCAGGTGGGTCTTTAAGAAATGTTCCAGTTGGTGGTGGTTCAAGAAAGAACAAGAGGTCATCAAGTACTGCATCAACATCAGCAGCAGGAGCAGCTGCTTCAAAGAAGTTTCCTCTTGATCTGACCCAGCCAAATCTCCCCCATTCAGCTTCTCAAAACCCTAAGATCCATGAAGGTCAAGATCTAAATCTAGCTTACCCCCCATCAGCTGACGATTATAGTAATTTGTCTGAGTTTGTTGAGATACCTTTTGATACTGAAAGCAACAAAACCCACCATCAAAACCCTAATCCTTCAAGTACATCTCcctctcatcatcatcatcatcacgtCTCACCTATGGAGTTTCTCAAGAGTACTGCCATGAATTCAAGAGGATTTAGTGCTTTCATGTCAATTCCACCACTATCCGATTCAAACAACACCATGTTTTCAACTGGGTTTCCTTTACAAGAATTCAAGTCAACTCAGAATTTTTCTTTAGAAGGGCTTGAAAGTGGGTATAGTAACACTCAAGGGGTGCACGAGACTTGTGGTAGTGCAAGGCTTTTGTTTCCTATAGAAGACTTGAAGCAACAAGTTCCAAGCAATACTGAATTTGAACAGAATACCAGAGAGCAAAGAGATAATGCTCCAGTTGGGTATTGGAATGGAATGTTAGGTGGTGGATCATGGTAA
- the LOC7496413 gene encoding pentatricopeptide repeat-containing protein At2g13600 — protein sequence MTSQLLEPIACPPSPLNHVPNIPHNLTALSFQKLKQAHQPVNISQQKNRSNFSLLDNKPLNTSKYASVLDSCKCPKLGKQVHAHTIKTGFDADGFIDTKLLQMYARCGLLKDADFLFETMPMRNLHSWKAILSVYLDHGLFEEAFLLFQVLQFDGVELDFFVFPLVFKACSGLGSVELGRQLHGLVIKFRFCLNIYVSNALIDMYGKCGSLDDAKKVLVKMPERDSVTWNSVITACAANGMVYEALEFLEKMKSLDYSMPNVVSWSAVIGGFAQNGYDEEAIEMLFRMQVEGLVPNAQTLAGVLPACARLQRLDLGKQLHGYITRHDFISNPVVVNALVDVYRRCGDMGGAAKIFLKFSVKNVLSCNTMIVGYCESGDVSKAKELFDCMDVLGIERGLISWNSIISGYVRNFMFDEAFSMFQNMLMEEGIEPDSFTLGSVLTACADTISLRQGKEIHAQAIVKGLQSDTFVGGALVEMYSKCQDLTAAQVAFDEVMEKDVPTWNALISGYARSNQIERIQYLLEKMKGDGYHPNIYTWNSILAGLVENRQLDLTMQLFSEMQISKLRPDIYTVGIILPACSRLATLERGKQAHAHSIKCGYDTDVHIGAALVDMYAKCGSLKYAQLAYDRISNPNLVSHNAMLTACAMHGHGEEGISLFQTMLALGFIPDHVTFLSVLSSCVHVGSVETGCEFFDLMGYYNVKPTLKHYTSMVDLLSRSGQLHEAYELIKKMPVECDSVLWGALLGGCVTHGNIELGEIAAERLIELEPNNSGNYVLLANLHAYARRWTDLARVRGMMKDRGMHKSPGCSWIEDKNEIHSFLACDRSHKRAEEIYATLDYLALHMKTGIVHG from the coding sequence ATGACTAGCCAACTGCTGGAACCCATTGCTTGCCCACCATCACCACTTAACCATGTCCCCAACATTCCTCACAACCTCACTGCCCTTTCCTTTCAGAAACTGAAACAAGCCCATCAACCAGTTAACATTTCTCAGCAAAAAAACCGGTCCAATTTCTCTCTACTAGACAATAAGCCATTAAATACAAGCAAGTATGCTTCAGTTCTTGATTCTTGTAAATGCCCAAAACTGGGAAAACAGGTTCATGCTCACACAATCAAAACTGGGTTCGATGCTGATGGATTTATAGATACCAAGTTGCTTCAAATGTATGCAAGGTGTGGTTTGTTAAAAGATGCAGACTTTTTGTTTGAAACGATGCCAATGAGAAACTTGCATTCGTGGAAAGCAATTCTTAGTGTGTATTTGGATCATGGGCTGTTTGAGGAAGCGTTTTTACTCTTTCAAGTATTGCAATTTGACGGTGTTGAATTGGATTTCTTTGTGTTTCCTTTAGTGTTTAAGGCTTGTAGTGGCCTTGGTAGTGTAGAACTAGGGAGGCAGTTACATGGGTTGGTGATAAAGTTTCGGTTTTGTTTGAATATTTATGTGAGTAATGCTTTGATAGATATGTATGGTAAATGTGGAAGCTTGGATGATGCTAAGAAAGTTTTAGTAAAGATGCCTGAAAGAGATAGTGTAACATGGAATTCTGTTATAACAGCTTGTGCTGCTAATGGGATGGTTTATGAGGCATTGGAGTTTTTGGAGAAAATGAAGTCTTTAGATTATTCTATGCCAAATGTTGTTTCTTGGAGTGCAGTTATAGGAGGGTTTGCCCAGAATGGTTATGATGAGGAAGCCATAGAGATGCTATTTAGAATGCAAGTAGAAGGGCTTGTACCGAATGCTCAAACCTTGGCGGGTGTTCTTCCAGCATGTGCTAGATTACAAAGGCTTGACCTTGGAAAGCAACTCCATGGTTATATCACGAGACATGATTTTATCTCTAACCCTGTTGTGGTGAATGCATTAGTTGATGTGTACAGGAGGTGTGGTGATATGGGAGGTGCGGCTAAgatctttttaaaattctcaGTGAAAAATGTACTATCTTGTAATACAATGATTGTTGGGTATTGCGAAAGCGGTGATGTCTCCAAGGCCAAGGAGCTCTTTGATTGCATGGATGTTTTAGGAATAGAAAGGGGTTTAATTTCATGGAACTCGATTATTTCAGGTTACGTTAGAAACTTCATGTTTGATGAAGCTTTCAGCATGTTTCAGAATATGCTAATGGAAGAAGGGATTGAGCCAGATTCTTTTACTTTAGGGAGTGTTTTGACTGCTTGTGCTGATACAATTTCTTTGAGGCAAGGGAAGGAGATACATGCCCAAGCCATTGTCAAGGGCTTGCAATCGGATACCTTTGTTGGTGGGGCTCTGGTGGAAATGTACTCTAAATGCCAGGACCTAACGGCTGCCCAGGTGGCTTTTGATGAGGTGATGGAGAAGGATGTGCCAACATGGAATGCTCTGATCTCAGGCTATGCTCGCAGTAACCAGATTGAAAGAATTCAATATCTTCTTGAGAAGATGAAAGGAGATGGTTATCATCCAAACATTTATAcatggaacagcattcttgcaGGTCTTGTGGAAAACAGACAGTTAGATTTAACAATGCAGTTGTTCTCTGAAATGCAGATCTCAAAGTTGAGGCCTGATATTTACACAGTTGGAATAATTCTCCCTGCTTGCTCGAGGTTGGCCACTCTTGAGCGAGGAAAACAAGCTCATGCACACTCAATTAAATGTGGTTATGACACAGATGTCCACATAGGAGCAGCCCTTGTGGACATGTATGCAAAATGTGGAAGTTTAAAGTATGCACAGTTAGCCTATGATAGGATATCAAACCCTAATTTGGTGTCCCACAATGCCATGCTTACTGCATGTGCGATGCATGGACATGGGGAAGAGGGAATTTCTCTCTTTCAAACAATGCTGGCCTTAGGTTTTATACCAGACCATGTGACTTTCCTGTCTGTTCTCTCCTCATGTGTTCATGTTGGATCAGTCGAGACAGGCTGTGAGTTTTTTGATTTGATGGGGTATTATAACGTTAAACCCACATTAAAACACTACACATCTATGGTTGATCTTCTAAGTCGTTCAGGACAGCTTCATGAAGCTTATGAGCTTATAAAGAAAATGCCTGTGGAATGTGATTCAGTTTTGTGGGGTGCTTTGCTTGGAGGCTGTGTTACTCATGGTAATATTGAGTTGGGAGAAATTGCAGCAGAGAGGCTGATAGAATTGGAGCCAAACAATAGTGGAAACTATGTATTACTGGCTAATTTACATGCTTATGCTAGGAGATGGACTGACCTAGCGAGAGTAAGAGGCATGATGAAGGATAGGGGAATGCACAAGAGCCCTGGATGCAGTTGGATCGAGGACAAGAATGAAATTCATTCCTTTCTTGCTTGTGACAGATCTCATAAGAGAGCAGAAGAAATTTATGCTACTCTAGATTACTTAGCCCTTCACATGAAAACAGGGATAGTACATGGGTAA
- the LOC7496414 gene encoding uncharacterized protein LOC7496414 isoform X1, with translation MECYGEGRRLRGKVAATEAEQPRNHVLQSRNPRNTNMVMLRMMAICRGLGGVLSPILTSYIYSSRPATISVSGMTCGKRARPELEGLKQHERETQEASVDISGQKKTKLIKSENQEQEDEMSAVKMGVPRSGNLRHEWEGRFKTELPEVETAGTGTSNTVVSPETLKKMGAYDEVNNTASDPEEVEADGDILSTLSGPPQVPDASGLTAELGQAYALAIPAVKNALISFLITKNSEDLAFMITQANSAFASLYALNADCGSLYNNVRSYIRHCSEFSTAQKELQENMEAVELVSSYENISDQSTEAARAVSEIEANLEKAKEYLAPLEARYQETKALLDKLEAELGQRRTEVAYLEAEKTQQEEAMAETEIKHHTIAAQAKEAKETLKSILRRLEAATAAMEETRALLSTS, from the exons ATGGAATGCTATGGAGAAGGAAGAAGACTAAGAGGGAAAGTTGCTGCCACTGAAGCTGAACAACCCAGAAACCATGTCTTACAGTCAAGAAATCCCAGGAACACTAACATG GTCATGTTAAGGATGATGGCAATATGCAGAGGACTAGGTGGGGTTCTCTCTCCCATTTTGACAAGTTATATTTATAGCAGCAGGCCAGCTACAATCTCAGTATCT GGTATGACTTGCGGTAAAAGGGCAAGACCTGAACTTGAGGGGCTTAAGCAACATGAAAGGGAGACTCAAGAAGCAAGTGTGGATATTTCTGGACAAAAGAAAACGAAATTAATCAAATCTGAGAACCAAGAGCAAGAGGATGAAATGTCAGCCGTGAAAATGGGAGTTCCAAGAAGTGGGAACCTGAGACACGAGTGGGAGGGGAGGTTTAAGACGGAGCTCCCTGAGGTGGAAACTGCTGGGACAGGGACCTCAAACACTGTGGTGTCTCCTGAGACTTTGAAGAAGATGGGGGCATATGATGAAGTCAATAACACAGCTTCAGATCCAGAGGAAGTGGAAGCAGATGGTGATATACTATCTACACTTTCAGGTCCCCCTCAAGTACCTGATGCAAGTGGGCTCACAGCAGAATTGGGCCAGGCTTATGCATTGGCGATTCCTGCAGTGAAGAATGCGCTGATATCCTTCCTAATCACTAAAAATTCAGAGGATCTAGCCTTTATGATCACTCAAGCTAACAGCGCATTCGCATCTCTTTATGCCCTCAATGCTGATTGTGGTTCGCTCTACAATAATGTGAGATCTTACATTCGTCATTGCTCTGAATTCTCTACAGCTCAGAAAGAGTTACAGGAGAACATGGAAGCTGTAGAGTTGGTATCTTCTTATGAGAATATTTCTGATCAATCTACTGAAGCAGCAAGGGCTGTTTCTGAAATTGAGGCAAATCTGGAAAAAGCCAAAGAGTACCTTGCTCCTCTTGAAGCAAGGTATCAAGAGACCAAGGCCTTGCTGGACAAGCTTGAGGCAGAGCTTGGACAAAGGAGAACCGAGGTGGCTTACCTGGAAGCTGAGAAGACTCAGCAGGAGGAAGCAATGGCTGAAACTGAGATAAAACATCACACTATTGCTGCACAGGCAAAGGAAGCCAAAGAAACACTTAAATCTATTCTCCGCCGACTAGAGGCTGCTACAGCTGCTATGGAAGAGACTAGAGCTCTCCTTTCCACTTCTTGA
- the LOC7496414 gene encoding uncharacterized protein LOC7496414 isoform X2 yields the protein MECYGEGRRLRGKVAATEAEQPRNHVLQSRNPRNTNMGMTCGKRARPELEGLKQHERETQEASVDISGQKKTKLIKSENQEQEDEMSAVKMGVPRSGNLRHEWEGRFKTELPEVETAGTGTSNTVVSPETLKKMGAYDEVNNTASDPEEVEADGDILSTLSGPPQVPDASGLTAELGQAYALAIPAVKNALISFLITKNSEDLAFMITQANSAFASLYALNADCGSLYNNVRSYIRHCSEFSTAQKELQENMEAVELVSSYENISDQSTEAARAVSEIEANLEKAKEYLAPLEARYQETKALLDKLEAELGQRRTEVAYLEAEKTQQEEAMAETEIKHHTIAAQAKEAKETLKSILRRLEAATAAMEETRALLSTS from the exons ATGGAATGCTATGGAGAAGGAAGAAGACTAAGAGGGAAAGTTGCTGCCACTGAAGCTGAACAACCCAGAAACCATGTCTTACAGTCAAGAAATCCCAGGAACACTAACATG GGTATGACTTGCGGTAAAAGGGCAAGACCTGAACTTGAGGGGCTTAAGCAACATGAAAGGGAGACTCAAGAAGCAAGTGTGGATATTTCTGGACAAAAGAAAACGAAATTAATCAAATCTGAGAACCAAGAGCAAGAGGATGAAATGTCAGCCGTGAAAATGGGAGTTCCAAGAAGTGGGAACCTGAGACACGAGTGGGAGGGGAGGTTTAAGACGGAGCTCCCTGAGGTGGAAACTGCTGGGACAGGGACCTCAAACACTGTGGTGTCTCCTGAGACTTTGAAGAAGATGGGGGCATATGATGAAGTCAATAACACAGCTTCAGATCCAGAGGAAGTGGAAGCAGATGGTGATATACTATCTACACTTTCAGGTCCCCCTCAAGTACCTGATGCAAGTGGGCTCACAGCAGAATTGGGCCAGGCTTATGCATTGGCGATTCCTGCAGTGAAGAATGCGCTGATATCCTTCCTAATCACTAAAAATTCAGAGGATCTAGCCTTTATGATCACTCAAGCTAACAGCGCATTCGCATCTCTTTATGCCCTCAATGCTGATTGTGGTTCGCTCTACAATAATGTGAGATCTTACATTCGTCATTGCTCTGAATTCTCTACAGCTCAGAAAGAGTTACAGGAGAACATGGAAGCTGTAGAGTTGGTATCTTCTTATGAGAATATTTCTGATCAATCTACTGAAGCAGCAAGGGCTGTTTCTGAAATTGAGGCAAATCTGGAAAAAGCCAAAGAGTACCTTGCTCCTCTTGAAGCAAGGTATCAAGAGACCAAGGCCTTGCTGGACAAGCTTGAGGCAGAGCTTGGACAAAGGAGAACCGAGGTGGCTTACCTGGAAGCTGAGAAGACTCAGCAGGAGGAAGCAATGGCTGAAACTGAGATAAAACATCACACTATTGCTGCACAGGCAAAGGAAGCCAAAGAAACACTTAAATCTATTCTCCGCCGACTAGAGGCTGCTACAGCTGCTATGGAAGAGACTAGAGCTCTCCTTTCCACTTCTTGA
- the LOC7496416 gene encoding protein yippee-like At4g27745 has translation MAELVGPRLYSCCNCRNHVSLHDDVISKAFQGRHGRAFLFSHAMNIVVGPKEDRNLTTGLHTVADISCADCQEVLGWKYERAYEASQKYKEGKFIFEKLKIVKENW, from the exons ATGGCGGAATTGGTGGGTCCAAGGTTGTACAGCTGTTGTAATTGTCGAAACCATGTTTCACTTCATGATGATGTAATTTCTAAGGCTTTTCAG GGAAGACATGGTCGAGCCTTTTTGTTCTCTCATGCGATGAACATTGTCGTGGGACCTAAAGAGGACAGGAATCTCACGACTGGTCTCCACACTGTTGCTGATATATCTTGTGCCGATTGTCAAGAGGTGCTGGGCTGGAAGTATGAAAGAGCTTATGAGGCATCTCAGAAGTACAAGGAAGGGAAGTTTATATTTGAGAAGTTAAAGATTGTCAAGGAGAACTGGTAG
- the LOC7464291 gene encoding RNA-binding protein 1 isoform X1, which produces MADSYWRYAGDSRQQPPQSMSSLTGKRPRIDYDIPSGRDLSSYYSRDDDRGALHVIRDSDSIGASYDRYLRSGTVSSYGGGQSARAMSGVPSHPVDDTRMVSMGPMDPGASVKDRSLRMGSGRSEVSLPPDASSTLFVEGLPSDCTRREVSHIFRPFVGYKEVRLVSKESRHPGGDPLVLCFVDFLSPAHAATAMDALQGELNMLYIFSPLGSFSLMYQFAGPLYLLLSNVSFSMLVFNFLYNCTNAFGTSF; this is translated from the exons ATGGCGGATAGTTACTGGAGATATGCCGGCGACTCACGGCAGCAGCCGCCGCAGTCCATGTCTTCTCTCACCGGAAAACGCCCTCGCATCGATTACG ATATCCCAAGCGGCCGTGACTTATCCAGTTATTATTCCCGTGATGATGATAGAGGGGCTCTTCATGTAATCAGAGATTCAGACTCCATCGGAGCATCTTATGACCGTTACTTGCGTAGTGGG ACAGTTTCATCTTATGGTGGGGGACAGTCTGCTAGAGCCATGAGTGGGGTGCCTAGTCATCCTGTTGATGACACACGCATGGTGAGTATGGGGCCCATGGACCCTGGGGCTAGTGTAAAAGACAGGTCATTGCGCATGGGAAGTGGAAGATCTGAGGTTTCCCTTCCTCCTGATGCTAGCAGCACACTGTTTGTGGAGGGCTTGCCTTCTGACTGTACACGACGGGAAGTTTCCC ATATCTTTCGCCCTTTTGTTGGCTACAAAGAAGTGAGACTTGTAAGCAAGGAATCAAGACAT CCTGGGGGAGATCCACTAGTACTctgttttgttgactttttgAGTCCCGCACATGCTGCCACTGCCATGGATGCATTACAAGGTGAACTTAACATGCTCtacattttttcccctttagGGAGTTTTAGTCTCATGTATCAGTTTGCAGGCCCATTGTATCTGTTACTATCTAATGTTTCCTTTTCGATGctagtttttaactttttatataattgcaCCAATGCCTTTGGCActtccttttag
- the LOC7464291 gene encoding RNA-binding protein 1 isoform X3, whose protein sequence is MADSYWRYAGDSRQQPPQSMSSLTGKRPRIDYDIPSGRDLSSYYSRDDDRGALHVIRDSDSIGASYDRYLRSGTVSSYGGGQSARAMSGVPSHPVDDTRMVSMGPMDPGASVKDRSLRMGSGRSEVSLPPDASSTLFVEGLPSDCTRREVSHIFRPFVGYKEVRLVSKESRHPGGDPLVLCFVDFLSPAHAATAMDALQAIWSFSCGSWTLVTAILWT, encoded by the exons ATGGCGGATAGTTACTGGAGATATGCCGGCGACTCACGGCAGCAGCCGCCGCAGTCCATGTCTTCTCTCACCGGAAAACGCCCTCGCATCGATTACG ATATCCCAAGCGGCCGTGACTTATCCAGTTATTATTCCCGTGATGATGATAGAGGGGCTCTTCATGTAATCAGAGATTCAGACTCCATCGGAGCATCTTATGACCGTTACTTGCGTAGTGGG ACAGTTTCATCTTATGGTGGGGGACAGTCTGCTAGAGCCATGAGTGGGGTGCCTAGTCATCCTGTTGATGACACACGCATGGTGAGTATGGGGCCCATGGACCCTGGGGCTAGTGTAAAAGACAGGTCATTGCGCATGGGAAGTGGAAGATCTGAGGTTTCCCTTCCTCCTGATGCTAGCAGCACACTGTTTGTGGAGGGCTTGCCTTCTGACTGTACACGACGGGAAGTTTCCC ATATCTTTCGCCCTTTTGTTGGCTACAAAGAAGTGAGACTTGTAAGCAAGGAATCAAGACAT CCTGGGGGAGATCCACTAGTACTctgttttgttgactttttgAGTCCCGCACATGCTGCCACTGCCATGGATGCATTACAAG CAATCTGGAGCTTTTCATGTGGATCTTGGACGCTGGTCACTGCTATCCTTTGGACCTGA
- the LOC7464291 gene encoding RNA-binding protein 1 isoform X4 has product MADSYWRYAGDSRQQPPQSMSSLTGKRPRIDYDIPSGRDLSSYYSRDDDRGALHVIRDSDSIGASYDRYLRSGTVSSYGGGQSARAMSGVPSHPVDDTRMVSMGPMDPGASVKDRSLRMGSGRSEVSLPPDASSTLFVEGLPSDCTRREVSHIFRPFVGYKEVRLVSKESRHPGGDPLVLCFVDFLSPAHAATAMDALQGFVWCFHIFRLGCVQQ; this is encoded by the exons ATGGCGGATAGTTACTGGAGATATGCCGGCGACTCACGGCAGCAGCCGCCGCAGTCCATGTCTTCTCTCACCGGAAAACGCCCTCGCATCGATTACG ATATCCCAAGCGGCCGTGACTTATCCAGTTATTATTCCCGTGATGATGATAGAGGGGCTCTTCATGTAATCAGAGATTCAGACTCCATCGGAGCATCTTATGACCGTTACTTGCGTAGTGGG ACAGTTTCATCTTATGGTGGGGGACAGTCTGCTAGAGCCATGAGTGGGGTGCCTAGTCATCCTGTTGATGACACACGCATGGTGAGTATGGGGCCCATGGACCCTGGGGCTAGTGTAAAAGACAGGTCATTGCGCATGGGAAGTGGAAGATCTGAGGTTTCCCTTCCTCCTGATGCTAGCAGCACACTGTTTGTGGAGGGCTTGCCTTCTGACTGTACACGACGGGAAGTTTCCC ATATCTTTCGCCCTTTTGTTGGCTACAAAGAAGTGAGACTTGTAAGCAAGGAATCAAGACAT CCTGGGGGAGATCCACTAGTACTctgttttgttgactttttgAGTCCCGCACATGCTGCCACTGCCATGGATGCATTACAAG GATTTGTATGGTGTTTTCACATTTTTCGACTTGGGTGTGTTCAACAGTGA
- the LOC7464291 gene encoding RNA-binding protein 1 isoform X2 has translation MADSYWRYAGDSRQQPPQSMSSLTGKRPRIDYDIPSGRDLSSYYSRDDDRGALHVIRDSDSIGASYDRYLRSGTVSSYGGGQSARAMSGVPSHPVDDTRMVSMGPMDPGASVKDRSLRMGSGRSEVSLPPDASSTLFVEGLPSDCTRREVSHIFRPFVGYKEVRLVSKESRHPGGDPLVLCFVDFLSPAHAATAMDALQGYRFDEHDRDSFHLRLQFARYPGARSGGGHRGKR, from the exons ATGGCGGATAGTTACTGGAGATATGCCGGCGACTCACGGCAGCAGCCGCCGCAGTCCATGTCTTCTCTCACCGGAAAACGCCCTCGCATCGATTACG ATATCCCAAGCGGCCGTGACTTATCCAGTTATTATTCCCGTGATGATGATAGAGGGGCTCTTCATGTAATCAGAGATTCAGACTCCATCGGAGCATCTTATGACCGTTACTTGCGTAGTGGG ACAGTTTCATCTTATGGTGGGGGACAGTCTGCTAGAGCCATGAGTGGGGTGCCTAGTCATCCTGTTGATGACACACGCATGGTGAGTATGGGGCCCATGGACCCTGGGGCTAGTGTAAAAGACAGGTCATTGCGCATGGGAAGTGGAAGATCTGAGGTTTCCCTTCCTCCTGATGCTAGCAGCACACTGTTTGTGGAGGGCTTGCCTTCTGACTGTACACGACGGGAAGTTTCCC ATATCTTTCGCCCTTTTGTTGGCTACAAAGAAGTGAGACTTGTAAGCAAGGAATCAAGACAT CCTGGGGGAGATCCACTAGTACTctgttttgttgactttttgAGTCCCGCACATGCTGCCACTGCCATGGATGCATTACAAG GTTATAGATTTGATGAGCATGACCGCGATTCGTTCCATTTAAGATTGCAATTTGCTCGCTATCCTGGTGCAAGGTCAGGTGGCGGGCATCGTGGCAAGCGTTGA